The DNA region TTACACTATTAAAATCAGATTTTTCTATTTGAATCTCATCAAATAAAGATATCTTAGAGATAACAGTCTTTATAGAATGAAAATTATCATTTCTTTTGCTTAAAACTTCTAATCCAAGATTTATCTTTGCAAAACTCTTAATTTTATACATACTTTAAGTACACCTTATATAGATATTCCCAGTCTGATAATTTTAAGTGTTGAGGTCTTAAGTTTTCATCTATCTTAGATTCGTAAATTATAGATTTTGTAAGTTCATTATCTATACCTAAACCTCTAGAAAAGGAATTAGAAATTTTTTTCCTAGGATTTGAAAAGCATTTTCTTACAAATTCTGTATATTTTTGATCAATTAATTTTCCATTTGGATTTATTTTAACAGTCATTGAATCTACCTTTGGTACTGGATAAAATTCAGTATTTTTAATAATAAGTAATTTATTTACGTTAGCTAATGATTGAATCAAAAAACTTAAGTAAGATTTTTTACCATCTGGAGCTACTATCTGTTCACCCACTTCTTTTTGAACTGTAAATACCATCGAGTAAATATTCTTTTGATATAAAAAATTTCTTATTATTATATTAGCGGCATAGTATGGTAAATTACCAATAATAAAATATTTTTTATTATTATCATTAATTTTATAAGTTCGTGCATCTGAGTGAATTACACTAATTTTATTAGACTTATACTTATTCTTAAGTGGTTCAATTAAGTCAATATCAAACTCAATTAGAGAAATATTATTAGACAACTTAGTAATTATGTTAGTTAATGATCCATCACCTGGTCCTATTTCAATTATCTCAACATCTTGTGGTATTTCGGATAGATCAATAATCTTTTGTGAAATCTCTTTATTTCTTAGAAAATTCTGACCAAGTTTTTTTTTCATAACTAAATAATTATAAATTACTTCATTTAGATAAACTTATCTATTTTATATATATTTGAAATTCCTTATAGCTTTAGTATTTTTTATATTGTTAATATATTTATTCCTAGTGGTGATTTTTCTTGAAATATTTTGATAATTAGAGGTTTTCATTTATCATTAATGTAATCTGTTATTATGATGAAAATATGACCACTAATTCAAAGCTTAATTGGGCTGTTATCCCTTGTGCCGGTTTAGGTACAAGGCTTCTTCCAGTTACAAAATCTATACCAAAAGCTATGCTACCTATTGGTAACTATCCTCTGATTCATTTTGCTGTAAAAGAAGCAACTAATCTTGGTATAGAAAATATATTAATTATAATCGGAGATGGTATGGATACAATTAGATCTTATTTTACAGAAAATTCTGGATTAAATACTGCATTAGAAATAAAAGGTGAAAAAGAACTCTTATCAGAACAAAATCAAATTGTAAATCTAGCAGATATAAAATTTTTATTGCAAGAAAAACCTATAGGTGTTGGCCATGCCATTAAGTTAACAAAAAGAATAATTGGAGATAATCCATTTGCAGTTATATTACCTGATGATCTTATTTTTGCCAAACCTAATGCACTTGGTCAACTCAAGAATATTTATGATAAATATGGTGGTAATGTTATAGGCTTAAATAAATTGAAGAATAATGAAATAGATAAGAAGGGTATTGTAAGTTTTACAGAAGATAAAGACAGATATAAGATTGATATGCTAGTAGAAAAGCCAAAAATTGGTGATGCTCCTTCAAATATTGGTATTCTAGGAAGATACATATTTGAATATTCAATTTTTGATTCCATTCCAGATGAATCAGATAGTGAAATAAATGTTACAGACGCTATGATGAACTGCATTGATAAAATTCCCGTATCAGGCAAAATACTAGATGGATATCATTTTGATACAGGAAATCCTAAAGGAATGGTTAGAGCGTCTAATTTTTTTATAAAGAACTCTAAATTAATTCTTGAAGATTACTAATCGAGTTTTAATACAGCCATAAATGCCTCTTGAGGTACTTCGACTGCCCCTATCATTTTCATTCTTCTTTTTTTTCCCTTTGATTGCTGTTCCAAAAGTTTTCTCTTTCGAGTTATATCACCACCATAACACTTAGCTAAAACATTTTTTCTTAAGGCACTTATATTCTCTCGTGCTATAATTTTTCCTCCTATGGCAGCTTGAACTGGCACTTGGAACATTTGTCTTGGTATTAATTCTTTAAGCTTACTTACTAATTCTCTACCTTTATATGGAGCTTTGCTTTTCTCAGTTATCAAGGACAGAGAATCTACATTCTCATGATTAACTAAGACATCTAATTTTACAAGATTAGCGTTTCTTTCATCTAATATTTCATAATCCATCGAAGCATATCCTGAGGAGCAAGATTTAAGGCCATCAAAAAAATCTATTAAAATTTCTGATAATGGAAGATAATGAGTAATAATAACTCTTTGAGATGATAAATTTTTTGAATTTTGGATGTAATCGATTTGTCCAAACTCTCCCCTTTTTGAAGAAAGAAATTCAGTAACTTTTCCAATGTATTCATCAGGTGTAATTATTGTAATCTTTACCCAAGGTTCTGTTATGCGGTCAATTAATTGAGTTGATGGCCATTCTGATGGGTTTTGTATTTTAGTTATTTCTCCTGATTTTAAGTAAACAGTATGAGTTACACTAGGTGCAGTTGTTATAAGTTCGAGATCATATTCTCGTTCTAATCTTTCTTGAATTATTTCCATATGAAGCATTCCTAAGAATCCACACCTATATCCAAAACCTAAAGCAGCAGAGGTTTCAGGTTCATAAACTAAACTCGGATCATTTAGATAAAGTTTATCAAGAGCATCTCTTAGATCTTGATATTTATCAGAATCTACTGGATATAAGCCAGTATAAACAGTAGGAACAGATTCCTTATACCCCAACAATGGTGAATCATTTTTATTATCTATACTTGTAATTGTGTCACCAACTTTTATATCCTTAAGATTTTTTATACCTGTTTCAATATATCCAACGAATCCTGCAGACAGTTTATTAGAAGAAACTTGATC from Dehalococcoidia bacterium includes:
- the rsmA gene encoding 16S rRNA (adenine(1518)-N(6)/adenine(1519)-N(6))-dimethyltransferase RsmA encodes the protein MKKKLGQNFLRNKEISQKIIDLSEIPQDVEIIEIGPGDGSLTNIITKLSNNISLIEFDIDLIEPLKNKYKSNKISVIHSDARTYKINDNNKKYFIIGNLPYYAANIIIRNFLYQKNIYSMVFTVQKEVGEQIVAPDGKKSYLSFLIQSLANVNKLLIIKNTEFYPVPKVDSMTVKINPNGKLIDQKYTEFVRKCFSNPRKKISNSFSRGLGIDNELTKSIIYESKIDENLRPQHLKLSDWEYLYKVYLKYV
- a CDS encoding UTP--glucose-1-phosphate uridylyltransferase, encoding MTTNSKLNWAVIPCAGLGTRLLPVTKSIPKAMLPIGNYPLIHFAVKEATNLGIENILIIIGDGMDTIRSYFTENSGLNTALEIKGEKELLSEQNQIVNLADIKFLLQEKPIGVGHAIKLTKRIIGDNPFAVILPDDLIFAKPNALGQLKNIYDKYGGNVIGLNKLKNNEIDKKGIVSFTEDKDRYKIDMLVEKPKIGDAPSNIGILGRYIFEYSIFDSIPDESDSEINVTDAMMNCIDKIPVSGKILDGYHFDTGNPKGMVRASNFFIKNSKLILEDY
- the lepA gene encoding translation elongation factor 4, whose product is MNIRNFSIIAHIDHGKSTLADRFIELTKAISDRNLKNQVLDTMDLERERGITIKAQTIQLNYILNQEEYILNLIDTPGHVDFTYEVSRSLAACEGALLLIDATQGVQAQTISTVYQAFDQNLKIIPVINKIDSPLAETEKIINEVTDILGFEEEEIFMVSAKEGTGVKELLEQIIINIPAPKSDSSNDLKALIFDSKYDSYKGAIAYVKIVSGEITKGQKIYFHSTKSHQEALDIGYLKPDQVSSNKLSAGFVGYIETGIKNLKDIKVGDTITSIDNKNDSPLLGYKESVPTVYTGLYPVDSDKYQDLRDALDKLYLNDPSLVYEPETSAALGFGYRCGFLGMLHMEIIQERLEREYDLELITTAPSVTHTVYLKSGEITKIQNPSEWPSTQLIDRITEPWVKITIITPDEYIGKVTEFLSSKRGEFGQIDYIQNSKNLSSQRVIITHYLPLSEILIDFFDGLKSCSSGYASMDYEILDERNANLVKLDVLVNHENVDSLSLITEKSKAPYKGRELVSKLKELIPRQMFQVPVQAAIGGKIIARENISALRKNVLAKCYGGDITRKRKLLEQQSKGKKRRMKMIGAVEVPQEAFMAVLKLD